One genomic window of Misgurnus anguillicaudatus chromosome 12, ASM2758022v2, whole genome shotgun sequence includes the following:
- the LOC141368902 gene encoding trace amine-associated receptor 13c-like, producing MAYETEDHDTQYCFPDFNSSCFKKLHTPTNMLILSLAVADLLVGLIVMPLEAMRLIEPCWYFGDIFCNLFLIIMGLLINTSLSNLVLIAVDRYVAVCHPLLYPQKITTTRTIIIICVSWFHSSAYNISAVITTSQSKYTCYGDCIFMLTFVWKIIDMFLFFLLPCTVIITLYLRIFYVAHQQVKVINSLMRSGKHLTEGSVRTKSESKAALTLGIIMTVYLFCWIPFYSLSLTPITSKTSVIAYFMLWMLYINSGLNPLIYAIFYPWFRTSVKHILNLSEICKPA from the exons ATGGCCTATGAGACAGAAGATCATGACACTCAATACTGCTTTCCTGACTTTAACTCATCATGC TTCAAGAAGCTTCACACTCCAACCAACATGCTCATTCTCTCTCTGGCTGTGGCCGACCTGCTTGTAGGACTTATTGTCATGCCCTTGGAGGCGATGAGGTTGATTGAACCATGTTGGTACTTTGGAGACATTTTCTGTAACCTGTTTTTAATAATCATGGGATTGCTCATTAATACTTCTCTaagtaatttagttttaataGCTGTTGACCGTTATGTGGCTGTGTGTCACCCTTTACTGTACCCACAGAAAATAACAACGACTAGAACAATAATTATTATCTGTGTTTCTTGGTTCCACTCTTCAGCTTATAACATTTCAGCTGTTATTACTACCTCACAAAGTAAATACACATGTTATGGAGATTGTATATTTATGCTTACTTTTGTCTGGAAAATTATTGACATGTTCCTGTTTTTCCTGCTTCCTTGTACTGTCATTATAACTTTATATTTGAGAATCTTTTATGTCGCACATCAGCAAGTGAAAGTTATAAACTCTCTGATGAGGAGTGGAAAACATCTAACAGAAGGTTCAGTGAGGACAAAATCTGAGAGTAAAGCCGCTCTGACATTAGGAATCATTATGACGGTTTATCTGTTTTGCTGGATTCCCTTTTATAGTTTATCTCTAACACCAATCACAAGCAAGACTTCTGTTATAGcctattttatgttatggatgTTGTATATTAATTCAGGTCTGAATCCTCTCATCTATGCTATATTTTACCCCTGGTTTAGAACATCAGTTAAACACATCCTAAATCTATCCGAAATATGTAAACCAGCATAA
- the LOC129446245 gene encoding LOW QUALITY PROTEIN: trace amine-associated receptor 13c-like (The sequence of the model RefSeq protein was modified relative to this genomic sequence to represent the inferred CDS: deleted 1 base in 1 codon; substituted 1 base at 1 genomic stop codon) produces the protein MTEQYGDQIKLLTEXDLLMAYETEDHETQYCFPAINSSCIKTKRSRHEYNIMYVFFSLLSVWTVFLNLLVIISISHFKKLHTPTNMLILSLAVTDLLVGLIVMPLEAIRLIDTCWYFGDIFCNLFLIIMGLLLSASLSNLVLIAVDRYVAVCHPLVYPQKITTTRTIIIICVSWFWTSAYNISALISTSQSKYTCYGECTFMYTFVWKIIDMFLFFLFPCTIIITLYLRIFYVAYHQVKVINSLMRSGKHLTEGSVRRKSESKAALTLGIIMTVYLFCWIPFYSLSLTPITSKTSVIAYFMLWMLYINSGLNPLIYAIFYPWFRTSVKHILTLSKICKPA, from the exons ATGACAGAACAGTATGGAGATCAGATCAAACTCCTAACAGAATGAGAC TTACTCATGGCCTATGAGACAGAAGATCATGAGACTCAATACTGCTTTCCTGCCATTAACTCATCGTGCATCAAGACAAAACGCTCCAGACATGAATACAATatcatgtatgtgtttttttcattgctgTCAGTATGGACTGTGTTTCTGAATCTGCTGGTGATCATCTCCATCTCTCACTTCAAGAAGCTTCACACTCCAACCAACATGCTCATTCTCTCTCTGGCTGTGACCGACCTGCTTGTAGGACTTATTGTCATGCCCTTGGAGGCGATTAGGTTGATTGATACATGTTGGTACTTTGGAGACATTTTCTGTAACCTGTTTTTAATAATCATGGGATTGCTCCTCTCTGCATCTCTgagtaatttagttttaataGCTGTTGATCGTTATGTGGCTGTGTGTCACCCTCTTGTGTACCCACAGAAAATAACAACGACTAGAACAATAATTATTATATGTGTTTCCTGGTTCTGGACTTCAGCTTATAACATTTCAGCTCTTATTTCTACCTCACAAAGTAAATACACATGTTATGGAGAATGCACATTTATGTATACTTTTGTCTGGAAAATTATTGACATGTTCCTGTTTTTCCTGTTTCCTTGTACCATCATTATAACTTTATATTTGAGAATATTTTATGTCGCATATCATCAAGTGAAAGTTATAAACTCTCTGATGAGGAGTGGAAAACATCTAACAGAAGGTTCAGTGAGGAGGAAATCTGAGAGTAAAGCCGCTCTGACATTAGGAATCATTATGACGGTTTATCTGTTTTGCTGGATTCCCTTCTATAGTTTATCTCTAACACCAATCACAAGCAAGACTTCTGTTATAGcctattttatgttatggatgTTGTATATTAATTCAGGTCTGAATCCTCTCATCTATGCTATATTTTACCCCTGGTTTAGAACGTCAGTTAAACACATCCTAACTCTATCAAAAATATGTAAACCAGCATAA